The DNA sequence ATATGCAGCGTACCTTCCTCAACAATCCGGAGCGGGTGGAGCGCGTCTTCAAGAAGATGCACAATACCCTGCTGGTCCAGATTGACTCCTTGGTGCGAATTGCCAACTCCTTCTCAGAATTTGCGAGAATGCCGGAGCCCACCAAAACGCATATTCGCGTCAATCAAGTCCTGTTGGAAGTAGTGGACCTGTATTCGCAGACAGAAAACGTAGTCTGGCTGATCGATATCCCCAAACAGGATTTCTGGGCATACGCCGACCGCGACCAATTGTCCCGAAGCTTCAACAACATCATCAAGAATGGTCTTCAAGCCTTGGAAGACAATGGCATCATGCAGATTTCCATGCGTGTCCAATCTGAACGATGCTTCATCGAGATTCGAGACAATGGCAAAGGGATGCCTGAAGATGTCCAAGCGCGGGTATTTGAACCGAGCTTCTCGACCAAGACTTCCGGTATGGGACTAGGCTTGGCGATTGTGAAACGAATCGTAGAAAACAGTAACGGTAAGATCTACTTCGAATCTGAAGTGGGCGCTGGTACGACTTTCTTCATCGAGATCCCAAGTATCCACGTCGTGGATTCCCCCAATCGCGAGATCCCCGAAATCGAATTGAGCTAATTCAGGCTCAGTCTCCATAGGTATCCATCGGTGCAGAATTCGTTCTGCACCGATTTTTTTTCAGGGGCTTTGGATTATCCCATTCAGGAAAAATGGCTAAAAGTACCCTATGAATCGAACGGGTTTGCGTGGGATTTTTCGCTCAAATCTCCATATTGAGCGAGACGAATAAGCCTCAAATAAACTACTATGACTCCACGCTTCTTGTCCCGAAAATGGATGATGATGCTAACGGCCATCTTTTGCATCCTCACTTTCCATGCCTGCCAGCAAGGAACTCCTTCCCATTCGAAGGCCCGTCCCAACATCCTTTTTATCATGTCGGATGACCATGCCTATCAGGCCATCAGCGCCTACAGCGACCGACTCATTCAGACTCCGAATATCGACCGGATCGCCGCTGATGGCATGTTGTTCACCAATGCCTGTGTCACCAATTCGATTTGCGCCCCCTCTCGGGCAACCATCCTCACAGGCAAGCACACCCACATTCACGGAAAGATCGACAACAGGCTGCCGTTTGACACCACGCAGGTCACTTTCCCACAGATCTTTCAGGCAGCAGGATATGAGACGGCCATGTTCGGCAAGCTGCATTTCGGCAATAATCCCAAGGGAGTGGACGATTTCATGATTCTACCCGGGCAGGGCAATTATCTCAACCCCAAATTCATCACGCCCGAAGGAGACACGACCATTCTCGGATATATGACAGACGTCATCACGGATCTGACGATCAACTGGCTGGACCAGAAACGAGAGGGCGAAAAACCCTTCATGATGATGTACCTGCACAAAGCTCCCCACCGACCTTGGTGGCCCGATCCCCAACACTTCAAGGAGTTTTCGCAAAAGACCTTCCCAGAGCCTGCGACCTTGTTTGATGATTACGAAAACCGAGGAACTGCCGCCAAGACCGCTGAAATGAATCTGCTCCGTCACATGCAGTATCAGCACGACAGCAAAATATACCCCGAGACCATCGAGGAAATGGGCGGCGCTGAGCCCGTCATGGAAAAACCCATGCGAAACGGATTCTACGGACCATTCGGAAGGGCGACCGATGAGCAGCGTGCACTGTACACGCCAACGCTAGACTCCATCAATGACTGGTTCAAGGCCAACTGGCCGAATCTGTCTGATGAGGAGAAGATCAAATGGAAGTATCAGCGATACATGCAGGACTATCTGGGGTGCATCGCTTCGGTAGATGAGAACGTAGGACGGGTGCTTGACTATTTGGAGGAAAGTGGATTGGCGGAAAACACCATCGTGGTCTATACCTCTGATCAAGGGTTTTACCTCGGGGAGCATGGATGGTTTGACAAGCGATTCATCTATGACGAATCCTTCAAAACGCCGCTCATCGTCAAATGGCCCGGCATGATTGAAGCTGGTTCACGGAACACCGAGATGGTCCAGAACTTGGATTTTGCCCCTACCCTATTGGAGGCTGCGGGGATCGATATACCGGAAGACATGCAGGGCGAAAGTCTCATGCCGCTCTTGACAAGTACGGGTGCATGGGATCGGGACGGGGTGTATTATCACTACTACGAATATCCCGCCGTGCATCAGGTCAAGCGTCATTATGGAGTGGTGACCGAGGACTACAAACTCGTGCATTTCTACTATGATGTAGATGAATGGGAATTATACGACCGGAAATCAGATCCTCAAGAGCTGCGAAATGTCTATCACGATCCTGCCTATCAAGAAATCGTCCAGCAGATGCAGGAGAAACTGAAGGCACTTCGAATTCAATATCAGGATTCGGAGGAATTGGATCAGCACTTCATCGAATTGACAGGCAAGTCCAAGCGGTCGTCCTGATCTGATCCCAATCGATCTATCTTCACCGAATGAGCTCCAATGATTGGGGCTCATTTGGTTTTCAGGGGAGAGCATCCATCCATGTGCGGATGGCTGGTGCGGGGTGAGGGGTCTGGAGTATTCAGTCGGTGGGCGAGCTCTGCATATCTGCTATAAGCATAAAGCCCGGGGAGCAGATCTGATCCGATGTGATGGATCTTCCACCGACCGAGCGTCCAGCGAGTACGGAAGAGCCCGGCCCAGCGGCCATCCTATCTGGAAGGGCCCAATCGGGTTGATCCGCTGGGACACCCCCAAATTGTCAAGATTGTATCCGAGATTGAGCGACTTATCGGATCATTTCTTCAAAATCATGGCGCCTACGAGCGGCCATCCCTCGG is a window from the Pontibacter sp. G13 genome containing:
- a CDS encoding sulfatase, with the translated sequence MTPRFLSRKWMMMLTAIFCILTFHACQQGTPSHSKARPNILFIMSDDHAYQAISAYSDRLIQTPNIDRIAADGMLFTNACVTNSICAPSRATILTGKHTHIHGKIDNRLPFDTTQVTFPQIFQAAGYETAMFGKLHFGNNPKGVDDFMILPGQGNYLNPKFITPEGDTTILGYMTDVITDLTINWLDQKREGEKPFMMMYLHKAPHRPWWPDPQHFKEFSQKTFPEPATLFDDYENRGTAAKTAEMNLLRHMQYQHDSKIYPETIEEMGGAEPVMEKPMRNGFYGPFGRATDEQRALYTPTLDSINDWFKANWPNLSDEEKIKWKYQRYMQDYLGCIASVDENVGRVLDYLEESGLAENTIVVYTSDQGFYLGEHGWFDKRFIYDESFKTPLIVKWPGMIEAGSRNTEMVQNLDFAPTLLEAAGIDIPEDMQGESLMPLLTSTGAWDRDGVYYHYYEYPAVHQVKRHYGVVTEDYKLVHFYYDVDEWELYDRKSDPQELRNVYHDPAYQEIVQQMQEKLKALRIQYQDSEELDQHFIELTGKSKRSS